A stretch of Rhododendron vialii isolate Sample 1 chromosome 4a, ASM3025357v1 DNA encodes these proteins:
- the LOC131323934 gene encoding protein MAIN-LIKE 1-like, with product MNFKDVNETDTDERVVCCARAYLLYVIGCTLFCDKSGGFVQLDLLPLLEDLDHVHTYGWGSSCLAYLYRNLGYASRRNAKQIGEFLILLEAWINEHFPTLHAVVDPEYTKELPRARRWCLHSESGTSVQHYRRVLDNLLVDEVIFDPYKARRQNVSEIAFYTGPIRAMSYVEPYLPDRVLRQFGLLQRIPADPIAPQRASRGQHTYNVVYEWTEGFWSSPDYHLVPEDKREPTPPGIPWACTDDYIPWLRVFSHPRVGHGLAPGGGRVRQGREEQVRVVLDVVHRALGDTELGAVELRQALQDVEAILRPTFVT from the exons ATGAATTTCAAAGACGTAAATGAGACGGACACAGACGAGCGGGTTGTGTGTTGTGCTCGTGCGTACCTGCTATATGTCATTGGGTGCACCCTTTTTTGTGATAAGTCAGGTGGGTTCGTACAGCTTGACCTCCTTCCACTATTGGAGGATTTAGATCACGTTCATACGTACGGATGGGGCTCTAGTTGCTTGGCATATTTGTACAGAAATCTTGGTTATGCGAGTAGGAGGAATGCAAAGCAGATTGGTGAATTTCTTATTTTACTAGAG GCGTGGATAAACGAGCACTTCCCAACGCTACATGCTGTTGTTGACCCAGAGTACACAAAAGAACTTCCACGGGCACGACGTTGGTGTCTGCATAGCGAGAGTGGCACAAGTGTACAGCATTACCGGCGCGTGTTGGACAACTTACTTGTAGATGAG GTGATATTTGACCCGTACAAGGCCCGCAGGCAAAATGTCTCTGAGATTGCTTTCTACACTGGTCCCATTCGTGCCATGTCCTATGTGGAGCCATACCTCCCCGACAGAGTCTTGAGGCAGTTTGGACTATTGCAGCGAATACCCGCAGACCCTATAGCACCTCAGCGTGCATCGCGAGGCCAGCACACCTACAACGTTGTTTACGAATGGACTGAAGGTTTTTGGTCTAGCCCTGACTACCACTTGGTGCCTGAGGATAAGAGAGAGCCTACACCACCTGGGATTCCTTGGGCGTGTACTGATGACTACATTCCGTGGTTGAGGGTGTTCTCGCACCCGAGGGTGGGACATGGTTTGGCACCTGGTGGAGGGCGTGTTAGGCAGGGTCGTGAGGAGCAGGTTCGGGTTGTGTTGGATGTGGTACACAGGGCTTTGGGCGATACCGAACTTGGAGCTGTTGAGTTGCGGCAGGCACTGCAGGACGTAGAAGCTATTTTACGGCCCACATTTGTTACTTAG
- the LOC131323935 gene encoding uncharacterized protein LOC131323935 — protein MRRNPSEFEYVEASLETPKSVKEKTPKAKAVVKKRPKANAMADVETPDKTTKKKSINAVDDNSPKGKAIVRTPKAAKELPRRKKPKLLGTLFVGPYLNNFPEPIRPHVKSITDVTSDGNCGYRAVVYFMHQFEHNWKTCRNDLLLEVNNHYDLYEKITGIGGANKLHYRLSFFQDGTAPEDRWMIFPDMGHVVASTYNVVVVLLSQLQCLTFLPLHSRPPSSDQIRVLGIGLVNGDHFVQVDLKACSPVPPIANNWFKFRWEEANEWETLFSAEMEAFKAIIGTSMTRNLYNISAVGYRIIGWGGSGLLHSNKAQLRIIVSPGQDSLPEEEHVSVGALYRILNWPGGVDGE, from the exons ATGCGTAGGAACCCGTCTGAGTTTGAGTATGTTGAGGCATCCTTGGAAACTCCTAAGTCGGTCAAGGAAAAAACCCCCAAGGCTAAGGCAGTTGTGAAAAAAAGGCCCAAGGCGAATGCCATGGCGGATGTGGAAACTCCCGACaagaccacaaaaaaaaaaagcatcaatGCGGTGGATGATAATAGCCCCAAGGGAAAGGCCATTGTGAGAACCCCTAAGGCGGCAAAGGAGTTACCGAGGCGGAAGAAGCCAAAACTTCTTGGAACCCTTTTTGTAGGACCGTACCTTAATAACTTTCCGGAACCAATTCGGCCGCACGTAAAATCTATAACGGATGTGACAAGTGATGGAAATTGTGGGTACCGAGCAGTAGTTTATTTTATGCACCAATTCGAGCACAATTGGAAGACATGCCGAAATGATTTGCTCTTGGAGGTGAATAACCATTATGACCTGTACGAAAAGATTACTGGTATCGGAGGTGCTAACAAGTTGCATTATAGATTGTCGTTCTTTCAAGACGGAACTGCACCCGAAGATAGGTGGATGATTTTTCCTGACATGGGTCACGTTGTAGCTTCAACTTATAATGTGGTGGTTGTCCTCCTATCCCAACTTCAATGCCTTACTTTCCTTCCACTCCATTCTCGTCCTCCATCATCAGACCAAATAAGGGTTCTTGGAATTGGACTCGTGAACGGAGATCACTTCGTACAG GTTGATCTAAAAGCATGTTCCCCCGTGCCGCCTATTGCCAACAATTGGTTCAAATTTCGATGGGAGGAGGCCAATGAATGGGAGACACTTTTTTCTGCCGAAATGGAAGCATTTAAAGCCATAATAGGAA cATCTATGACCCGAAATTTGTATAATATTTCAGCAGTTGGATACCGAATCATTG GTTGGGGTGGCTCAGGCCTCCTACACAGCAACAAGGCACAACTGCGTATTATTGTAAGCCCTGGACAGG ATTCTCTCCCTGAGGAGGAGCATGTGAGTGTGGGGGCTCTATACAGAATTTTGAATTGGCCTGGGGGAGTAGATGGGGAGTAG
- the LOC131324300 gene encoding uncharacterized protein LOC131324300 has product MVQWDLKTYYLPLLCCLKRARGKFDIEITNATSSIEAAIFAEKIEDFFGITTAKIMKNAVEDYPSLPLLHKLSTPKKVTANLKAYMYNYAGMSTCKFSVDC; this is encoded by the exons ATGGTTCAGTGGGATTTGAAAACATATTATTTACCACTCCTTTGTTGTTTAAAGCGTGCCAG GGGCAAATTTGATATTGAAATCACTAATGCAACTAGTTCGATTGAGGCGGCAATCTTTGctgaaaaaatagaagatttctTTGGTATTACGACagcaaaaataatgaaaaatgcAGTGGAG GACTATCCCTCTCTGCCTCTACTCCATAAATTATCAACACCAAAGAAAGTGACTGCCAACTTGAAGGCATACATGTACAACTATGCAGGAATGAGTACATGCAAATTCAGTGTTGACTGTTGA
- the LOC131324297 gene encoding chaperone protein dnaJ C76, chloroplastic gives MHSSTLLPCNPTPPAVSSITSTRNPHPKPLRFYTPITTRKARNDSYLTTCKASTSSSSSSMVGLDLYDLLGVDSSSDQTQIKSAYRALQKRCHPDIAGPPGHEMAIILNDTYSLLSDPGSRSAYDREQAKVSELRGYTGKPLYSVWFGAESEERAVFVDEVKCVGCLKCALLAEKTFAVETVYGRARVVAQWADPENKVQEAIDACPVDCISIVERSNLAALEFLMSKQPRGSVRIGAGNTVGTRVSNIFIDVEKFQARFQEARDKASTKQSMESESERDARSSAIQAIRSISNWLYWKSPIAGRHTSETEGKLTLTGRRSSEPNIKKLQEAAAARKNARDNAKPISRISAYNDAYWIPSSLALPQATRNVSEFGAAANSPAENVDNPIEEEEFTVRKVNKRSPLVQGFPMTAATIAAVIVRLELYGVSGKLEEHMGGSLALGVVNNSWSPVILAGITWYLIGSYLVGLVEAIWDKLGMYQK, from the exons ATGCATTCCTCCACCCTCCTTCCATGTAACCCTACTCCTCCTGCTGTTTCATCAATCACAAGTACAAGAAATCCACATCCAAAGCCCTTGAGATTTTACACTCCAATCACTACTCGGAAGGCTCGTAACGATTCTTATCTAACGACATGCAAAGCTAGCACTAGCTCTTCGTCTTCTTCGATGGTGGGCTTGGATCTGTATGATCTCCTGGGTGTGGATAGCTCTTCCGATCAAACCCAGATCAAATCGGCGTACAGGGCGTTGCAGAAGCGGTGCCACCCAGATATAGCTGGGCCCcccggccatgagatggccatCATTCTCAATGATAcatactctcttctctctgatcCTGGTTCACGTTCAGCATATGATAGG GAACAAGCAAAGGTTTCTGAATTAAGAGGCTATACTGGCAAGCCTCTGTAttcagtgtggtttggagcAGAGAGCGAAGAAAGAGCTGTGTTTGTGGATGAGGTGAAGTGTGTTGGTTGCTTAAAATGTGCCTTACTAGCCGAAAAGACATTTGCTGTTGAGACAGTTTATGGAAGAGCTCGCGTTGTTGCTCAATGGGCTGATCCTGAAAACAAAGTCCAAGAGGCCATAGATGCATGTCCAGTCGATTGCATCTC GATTGTGGAGAGGTCCAACCTTGCTGCCTTAGAATTCTTGATGTCCAAGCAGCCACGTGGTAGTGTGAGAATCGGTGCAGGCAATACAGTCGGTACACGTGTCTCCAATATATTCATTGATGTGGAGAAATTTCAGGCTAGGTTTCAGGAAGCCAGGGATAAAGCTTCCACAAAACAGTCCATG GAATCAGAATCCGAAAGAGATGCAAGAAGTTCAGCTATTCAAGCAATAAGATCAATCTCAAATTGGCTATACTGGAAATCACCCATTGCAGGTAGACATACATCCGAAACTGAAGGAAAATTGACACTGACTGGCAGGAGATCCAGTGAACCAAACATCAAGAAGCTCCAAGAGGCTGCCGCGGCGAGAAAAAATGCAAGAGACAATGCGAAACCGATTTCTCGGATCTCAGCATATAACGACGCATATTGGATCCCATCAAGTCTTGCTCTACCACAGGCAACCCGGAATGTCTCTGAATTTGGAGCAGCTGCGAATTCTCCTGCAGAAAACGTAGATAACCCAATTGAAGAGGAAGAATTTACCGTTCGCAAAGTCAATAAGAGAAGCCCTTTGGTACAGGGTTTTCCAATGACTGCAGCAACAATTGCAGCAGTTATCGTTCGTTTAGAGCTATATGGGGTGAGTGGTAAGTTGGAAGAGCATATGGGGGGGTCATTAGCATTGGGCGTTGTTAATAACTCTTGGTCACCAGTTATTTTAGCAGGGATTACATGGTATCTCATCGGTTCCTATTTGGTAGGACTAGTAGAAGCCATTTGGGATAAGTTAGGAATGTACCAAAAATAG